GGCTGGGTTCGGTGCGCGGGTTCGGCTCGGACACCGTGGGGCTGCTGATCCTGCCGCTGGCCCTGATGGGTGTGCTGATGACGCCGGTCGCCGCCCGGGTCGTGAGCCTTCGCGGGTCGCGGGCCACGCTGGTCTTCGGCTCGGCGGTGCTGCTGGCGGGAACGCTGGTCGTCCAGCTGCTGCACGAGTCCAGTCCGGTGATCGTGATCCTGGTGGCCGCGCTGTTGTTCGGCGTCCCCGGCGGGTTCAACAACCTCGGCCTGCAGACCGCGTTGTACGAGGCCAGCCCGCCGGACCGGATGGGCTCCTCGGGTGGGTTGTTCCAGACGTTCCGGTATCTCGGGGCCATTCTGTCCACCAGCGTCCTCGGCATCGTCTTCGAACGCGATCTCAGCACCAGGGGGCTGCACCACGTCGGGTGGCTGATGACCGCGGTCGCCGCCGTCCTGCTGCTGCTGGCCCTCGTGCGGCACGGTGGTCGGCGCCGCCACGTAGGATCCGGAAACACGATGTCGATCGCGGACGGGGAGGCGACATGACGGCCATCGCGGACCTGCGCGAGACGCTCACGACGGTCCTCGGCCCGGCCGGGGTGATCTCGGATCCGGTCGAGCTGCGCACCTACGAGTGCGACGGTCTCGCCGGCTACCGCGTGGTCCCCTCGCTGGTGCTGCTGCCGACCACCACCGCCGAGGTGGCCGCGGTCGTACGCGCCTGCCACCGCGCGAAGGTGCCGTTCGTCGCCCGGGGCGCCGGCACCGGCCTGTCCGGCGGCGCGTTGCCGGTGGCCGAGGGCGTGGTGATCTCCCTGCAGCGGATGCGTGCGCTGGTCGAGGTCGACCCGGCCAACCACCGGGCGGTCGTCCAGCCCGGGGTCACCAACCTCGCGATCAGCCGGGCGGTCGCGTCCCACGACCTTTACTACGCCCCCGACCCGTCCAGCCAGCAGGTCTGCACGATCGGCGGCAACGTCGCCGAAAACTCCGGTGGCGCCCACTGCCTGAAGTACGGCTTCACCACCAACCACGTGCTCGCCCTGGAGACCGTGCTGCCCGACGGCAGCGTGGTCTGGCTCGGCGGCCCGTCACCGGAGGTCGCCGGGCCCGACCTGCGCGGGCTGATGGTCGGCTCGGAGGGCACCCTCGGCATCGTCACCGGCGTCGTCGTCCGCCTGCTGCGCAAGCCGGAGGCGGTGCACACCCTGCTGGCCGACTTCCCGTCCATCGAGCAGGCCGGCAACACCGTGACCGACATCATCGGCGCGGGCATCGTCCCGGCGGCGATGGAGATCATGGACCAGCTGGCGATCGAGGCGTCGGAGGCCGCGGTCGGAGCCGGTTACACGCTGGAGACGCCGGCCGCGCTGGTGATCGAGCTGGACGGCCCGGCCGACGAGTGCGGCGAGTTGTTCGAGGCCGTGCAGGAGCTGTGCCACCGCAACGGCACGACGAAGATCCGGGTGGCCGCCGACGACGCCGAGCGGGCCCGGATCTGGACCGGCCGCAAGGCGGCGTTCGCGGCGGTGGGCCGGATCAGCCCGCAGTACTTCGTCCAGGACGGCGTGGTCCCCCGCACCCGGCTGGCCGAGGCGCTGGGCACGATCGCGGCGATGGGAGCCGAGGCCGGACTCCGGGTCGCCAACGTCTTCCACGCCGGCGACGGAAACCTCCACCCGCTGGTGCTGTACGACGACGCGCGGGGCGAGCACGAGCGGGCCGAGAAGCTGTCCAAGGCGATCGCCGAGCTGTGCGTCGACCTCGGCGGGTCGTTGTCCGGCGAGCACGGGATCGGCACCGACAAGGCCTGCTCGATGCCGGTGATGTTCGGCGAGGACGACCTCGCGACCATGGACCGCGTACGCCGGGCGTTCGACCCCGACGGGCTGTGCAACCCTGGAAAGGTGCTGCCCACGCCGCGCCTGTGCGGGGAGAAGCCAGGACCCTACCGACCCCATCCGCTGGAGGCCGACGGTGTCATCGAGCGTCTCTGACCGCACCTCGACCGGCGAGTTGCCGACCGTACGCCCGACCGACCTGGCCCAGGCGCGGGACGCGATGCGCGACGCGGCGCGCGCCGGGCACCGGGTGCTCGTGCGCGGGGCGGGCACCGCCCAGTCGTGGGGCGCGCCGGTCGAGCCCGTCGACGTGGTGGTGGACACGACCGGGCTGGATCGGCTGGTGGCGTACAACCCGGCGGACATGACCGTCGCGGTGGGCGCCGGCATGACGATGGCCGACCTGCAGGACCGGCTGAAGGGCCAGCGGGTCGCGCTGGACGCCGCGCGGATCCCGGCCGGGGCGACCGTCGGCGGGCTGCTGGCCACCGGTGACGGCGGACCGCTGCGAGCCTCCTACGGCACCCTGCGCGATCTCGTCATCGGCATCACGGTGGTGCTCGCCGACGGCACCGTGGCCCGCAGCGGCGGGCACGTGATCAAGAACGTCGCCGGCTACGACCTGACGAAGCTGTTCGCCGGTTCGCTTGGGTCGTTCGGGCTGGTCGCCGAGGTGGTGCTGCGGGTGCACCCCAGGCCGGAGGCGAGCCGCACCCTCGCCGTTCCCTGTCCGGTGACCGCGGCGGTGCCGGTGGCGGGCGTCGTGCTGTCCTCACCGCTGGAACCCGTCGCGGTCGACTGGCACGACGGCCGGTTGCTGGTGCGCTTCGAAGGCACGGCCGCGGGTGCGGCCACCCGGGCCGAGAAGGCGCGGGAGCTGCTCGGCCGCGGCGAAGTCCTCGGCGGTGACAGCGAGGAGGCCGCCTGGTCCGGCCTGGCGGCACTGGTACGCGGCGAGGAGGGCCGGACCGTGCTGCGGGCCGGCACCCGGCCCGACCAGCTCGCGGAGTTCGCCGAGCTCCTCGGGTCCCTCGCCGACCGGCACGGCGTGACGGCCGCGCTCACCGCCGGGGTCGGGGTGGGCGTCTCGACCGTCGCCCTGGCCGGCGGCACCCCGGCCGGCCACGGCGCGGTGCTCGCCGCCTGGCGGGCACGGGTGCTGGCCGCCGGCGGCAGCGTCACGGTGCACCGCGCGGCGGAGGGTGTGCTGGAGAGCGCCCCCGCCTGGGGTCCCGCGCCCGCGACGGCGCCGCTGCTGCGCGCGATCAAGCAGCAGCTGGACGCGGACCACCGGCTGGCTCCGGGGCGGTTCGCACCGTGGTTCTGACGAGAGGACGTTCGCGATGACCGACCATCTCGCCCAGCCCGCCCCCGCGGGCGACGCCGGGTCCGAGGACATCTTCGGCCACCTTCACCCCTCGACCGGTGCGGGCCGGGCGGACGGGCCCGGCAACTTCGACGCCCACCACCCGCCGGACAAGGACCTCCTCGACGACTGCGTGCACTGCGGGTTCTGCCTGCCCACCTGCCCCACGTACGCCCTGTGGGGTGAGGAGATGGACTCCCCGCGCGGGCGGATCTACCTCATGGACCTCGTACGCGAGGGCTCGGCGTCCTTCGACGACCAACTGGTCCGGCACTTCGACACCTGCCTGGGCTGCATGGCCTGCGTGACGGCCTGCCCGTCTGGTGTGCAGTACGACAAGCTGCTGGAGTCGATGCGGCCGCAGATCGAGCGGCACCACGAGCGCAGCTGGTCCGACCGTACGTTCCGCGAGCTGGTCTTCGCGCTCTTCCCGCACCCGCGCAGGCTCCGCCTCGCGGCGATCGGCGGGCTGGCGTACCAGCGCAGCGGCCTGCCTCGGCTGCTGCGCCGTGGGCGATTCCTCGACCGGCTGCCGGCCCGGCTCCGCGCGCTGGAGTCGCTGCTCCCGCCAATCCGGGCCCGCGACCTGGTGGCCGACCCGCCCGAGCGGGTGGCCGCGGTCGGCACACCCCGCCGCCGGGTGGCGGTGCTCACCGGCTGCGTGCAGCGGGTCTTCTTCTCCGGTGTCAACGCGGCGACGGTGCGCACCCTGGCGGCCGAGGGGTGCGAGGTGCTGATCCCCCCCGACCAGGGCTGCTGCGGAGCGCTCAGCATGCACACCGGACGCGAGCCCGAGGCGCTGACCAGGGCGCGCGACACGATCGCGACGTTCGAGCGGTACGACGTGGACACGATCGTGGTCAACGTCGCCGGCTGTGGCTCGACGATGAAGGAGTACGCCACGCTGCTGCGCGACGACGCCGACTGGGCCGACCGGGCGGCGGCGTTCAGCGCGAAGGTGCGCGACGTCACCGAGGTGCTCGCCGAACTCGAGCCACGGGCTCCCCGTAACCCGATCGAGGGCCGCGTCGCCTACCACGACGCCTGCCACCTGGGCCACGCCCAGGGCGTTCGGGCCGCGCCGCGGGCGATGCTGGCGACCATCCCCGGACTGGAGGTCGTCGACCTGCCCGAGGCGGAGCTGTGCTGTGGCTCGGCCGGGGTCTACAACCTGCTCGAGCCCGAGGCCGCCGCCGACCTCGGCCGGCGCAAGGTGGCCAACGTCCGCTCGGTCCAACCCGATGTGGTCGCCACCGCCAACCCCGGCTGCCTGCTGCAGATCAGGCGTCACCTCGGCGAGCAGGCGCCACCGCTGCTGCACCCGGTCGAACTCGTGGACGCCTCGATCCGCGGCGTGTCACCCCTGGGGTAGCCGGGCGGCGATGCCGT
This Actinopolymorpha sp. NPDC004070 DNA region includes the following protein-coding sequences:
- a CDS encoding FAD-binding oxidoreductase gives rise to the protein MSSSVSDRTSTGELPTVRPTDLAQARDAMRDAARAGHRVLVRGAGTAQSWGAPVEPVDVVVDTTGLDRLVAYNPADMTVAVGAGMTMADLQDRLKGQRVALDAARIPAGATVGGLLATGDGGPLRASYGTLRDLVIGITVVLADGTVARSGGHVIKNVAGYDLTKLFAGSLGSFGLVAEVVLRVHPRPEASRTLAVPCPVTAAVPVAGVVLSSPLEPVAVDWHDGRLLVRFEGTAAGAATRAEKARELLGRGEVLGGDSEEAAWSGLAALVRGEEGRTVLRAGTRPDQLAEFAELLGSLADRHGVTAALTAGVGVGVSTVALAGGTPAGHGAVLAAWRARVLAAGGSVTVHRAAEGVLESAPAWGPAPATAPLLRAIKQQLDADHRLAPGRFAPWF
- a CDS encoding heterodisulfide reductase-related iron-sulfur binding cluster, producing MTDHLAQPAPAGDAGSEDIFGHLHPSTGAGRADGPGNFDAHHPPDKDLLDDCVHCGFCLPTCPTYALWGEEMDSPRGRIYLMDLVREGSASFDDQLVRHFDTCLGCMACVTACPSGVQYDKLLESMRPQIERHHERSWSDRTFRELVFALFPHPRRLRLAAIGGLAYQRSGLPRLLRRGRFLDRLPARLRALESLLPPIRARDLVADPPERVAAVGTPRRRVAVLTGCVQRVFFSGVNAATVRTLAAEGCEVLIPPDQGCCGALSMHTGREPEALTRARDTIATFERYDVDTIVVNVAGCGSTMKEYATLLRDDADWADRAAAFSAKVRDVTEVLAELEPRAPRNPIEGRVAYHDACHLGHAQGVRAAPRAMLATIPGLEVVDLPEAELCCGSAGVYNLLEPEAAADLGRRKVANVRSVQPDVVATANPGCLLQIRRHLGEQAPPLLHPVELVDASIRGVSPLG
- a CDS encoding FAD-linked oxidase C-terminal domain-containing protein — encoded protein: MTAIADLRETLTTVLGPAGVISDPVELRTYECDGLAGYRVVPSLVLLPTTTAEVAAVVRACHRAKVPFVARGAGTGLSGGALPVAEGVVISLQRMRALVEVDPANHRAVVQPGVTNLAISRAVASHDLYYAPDPSSQQVCTIGGNVAENSGGAHCLKYGFTTNHVLALETVLPDGSVVWLGGPSPEVAGPDLRGLMVGSEGTLGIVTGVVVRLLRKPEAVHTLLADFPSIEQAGNTVTDIIGAGIVPAAMEIMDQLAIEASEAAVGAGYTLETPAALVIELDGPADECGELFEAVQELCHRNGTTKIRVAADDAERARIWTGRKAAFAAVGRISPQYFVQDGVVPRTRLAEALGTIAAMGAEAGLRVANVFHAGDGNLHPLVLYDDARGEHERAEKLSKAIAELCVDLGGSLSGEHGIGTDKACSMPVMFGEDDLATMDRVRRAFDPDGLCNPGKVLPTPRLCGEKPGPYRPHPLEADGVIERL